From the Candidatus Sulfotelmatobacter sp. genome, the window CGCAGAATCGGGTGCATGCGTCAGTTCTTGACCTCGATCCCACCCATGATCACCACGCCGCGGATCACCAGCGTGGTCTTCGCCTCTCCGGCGTAAGGCTTGGTGTGATCGTCGTAGCCGCCCATGATCGGAGTGACGTGGGTCACTACGCGCCAGTCGGGCGGCACGGTGATGTCGATGCCACCCCACCAGGTAAACACGTCGAGCACGACTTCCGGCCCGGCTGCCGCGGCGCCGCGCAGATCCAGCTGGATGCCACCCATCATCGCGCTCAAGTCGCCGCCGCGGAACTGCTGCGAGACGTTTTTCAGCACCAGCCCCGCCATCATCGCGAAGTTGTGCACCTCGGCCTGAACGTCGCCGCCCGAGCCGCCCAGTGCCGGAGCGCGCACCGAACGGAACACGAGGGACGCCCCGAGGGTGATCAGGGCGAGCGGCCACAGTATCCGCGCGTGCATCAGGTGAAGGTTGCCGGCGAGCAGGATCGCTCCGATCGTGGTCATCACCGTGCCCGACACCACGCTCTGCCGCGCGCCGACGCCGGTGAGCCGCGCGAGGCCCGCGGCCATCAGCAGCGCGGGCCACCAGCGCAGCAGCGGCGTTGAGTCCACGATGCCCAGGTTGTCGAGCGTCCAGATGACGCCCAGGGTCAAGACGATCAGTCCAAAAACCAGCCGGCCGGTGAAGGTGATCGGCGCGCGCAGCTGGGCGCCGTAGATGCGACGGCCCGATTCGGTCGACTGGAGATCAGGCATGCGAAACCTCGCGTCGCTTGCGAGCGGCATCGTGGGACTCACCATTCGACAGCGCCAGCGCCGCGCCCAGGACCATGGCCGCCGGCAGCATCCAGAGCTGAGCGAACAGATGCGCCCCGACCTTGATCAGCGCCCGCGCCACCACGAACGCCGGCTCGAGATGCGGGCTCGAAACCCAGATCAGCAGCAGCGAATTCTGCAGCAAGAGCCAGGCGGCGCAGATCACGAGTGCCAGATCACGAGCGCGAGGCGCCGAGTCGCGACTACGAAATCTTCGGAGCATCGCCGCCCTCCTCCGGACGCCCCGGGTCCAGGCGCGAGACCAGCACTTCGATCACGATGCTCGCTCCGATCGCCACGAACGCCAGCGGCCATGAGTTGTTCCAGGTGAGTCCGTGCCAGCCGCGATCCGCGGCCATGAACCAGAGCCCGAACAAGATCCACATGACGCCGCGCCCGAAATCCTTGGGACGGCTGGGCAGGATCAGGTGAGCGACGCCCATCAGGATCGCGACCCACGGCCACCAGTGACGCCAGCCCCCGATGTCGGCGTAGCCCATCTGGTCGAGCAGGAACAGAATGCCGACGCCCATGAAGAGTATTCCCCAGAAGAACCGATCCCGATTGCTGGCTCTGCGCCGGGCCATGTGCTTCCTCCTCGATCCGCCGCCGGCCCCTTCATGCCGGCCCGCTTCCTTCTCCACCCTCAAGTTACGGCCGGATCGCCCCCCCAATC encodes:
- a CDS encoding DUF5668 domain-containing protein, translating into MPDLQSTESGRRIYGAQLRAPITFTGRLVFGLIVLTLGVIWTLDNLGIVDSTPLLRWWPALLMAAGLARLTGVGARQSVVSGTVMTTIGAILLAGNLHLMHARILWPLALITLGASLVFRSVRAPALGGSGGDVQAEVHNFAMMAGLVLKNVSQQFRGGDLSAMMGGIQLDLRGAAAAGPEVVLDVFTWWGGIDITVPPDWRVVTHVTPIMGGYDDHTKPYAGEAKTTLVIRGVVIMGGIEVKN
- a CDS encoding DUF5668 domain-containing protein, whose translation is MARRRASNRDRFFWGILFMGVGILFLLDQMGYADIGGWRHWWPWVAILMGVAHLILPSRPKDFGRGVMWILFGLWFMAADRGWHGLTWNNSWPLAFVAIGASIVIEVLVSRLDPGRPEEGGDAPKIS